One genomic region from Spirulina subsalsa PCC 9445 encodes:
- a CDS encoding YbjQ family protein has protein sequence MILTNLESVPGKTIVKHYGIVQGSTVRAKNVGKDILAGLQNLVGGELKGYTELLQEARQEAVNRMIAEAEKMGANAIINVRFATSSISQGAAELFAYGTAVQVM, from the coding sequence ATGATTTTAACGAACTTAGAGAGCGTTCCTGGAAAGACCATCGTTAAACACTATGGCATAGTCCAAGGTAGCACCGTCCGAGCGAAAAACGTTGGTAAAGACATTTTAGCGGGACTACAAAACCTAGTCGGGGGGGAATTAAAAGGCTATACCGAATTATTGCAAGAGGCACGACAAGAGGCCGTTAATCGGATGATTGCTGAGGCGGAAAAAATGGGAGCGAATGCCATCATAAATGTACGTTTTGCCACCTCTTCTATTTCCCAAGGAGCCGCAGAACTCTTTGCCTATGGAACAGCCGTTCAAGTCATGTAA
- a CDS encoding tetratricopeptide repeat protein, with product MRKQTLGRTCAIALILPFLWNVSPGMAQDMDRLDEQLRTSPRQDVSSGQRNEADLLLNLGSQAQSRGDLNQAIDLWLQALVLYDRLNADDGMALAYKYLGIVYTQLGRYDAAENALRRHLAITRDERNFSAQVYALNNLGVVLLEMNNLRGAEASFAEALTIARSIRDQEGEGLSISNLGLVAIAQQNYSTAIAYFEQALDYRRRMRDRAGQANTLNNLGDAYRGLGEIDKALAEYRLARWYAQEVGDLPNQFRALRGLAEGYARGRRWSPAFKALDEWVLLARTTGNLAQQMRALHLYAQYHTGLGIWQRAGEFYQSAIAVARQLGDETSEAILLNEYSQVVYGFPFGLPRMP from the coding sequence GTGAGAAAACAAACCCTAGGGAGAACTTGCGCGATCGCCTTAATCCTACCCTTTCTCTGGAATGTATCGCCGGGGATGGCTCAGGATATGGATCGCCTAGACGAACAACTGCGCACATCTCCCCGTCAAGATGTGTCCAGTGGACAACGAAATGAGGCGGATTTACTGCTCAATCTAGGCAGTCAAGCCCAAAGTCGGGGGGATCTCAATCAAGCCATTGATCTATGGCTGCAAGCCCTCGTTCTCTATGACCGCTTAAACGCTGATGACGGCATGGCACTAGCCTATAAGTATCTTGGCATTGTTTACACCCAATTGGGGCGTTATGATGCCGCAGAGAACGCCCTCCGTCGTCATTTAGCCATTACTCGGGATGAACGGAACTTTTCCGCTCAGGTGTATGCCTTAAATAATCTCGGGGTGGTGTTACTGGAAATGAATAATTTAAGGGGAGCCGAAGCAAGTTTTGCCGAAGCGTTGACCATTGCCCGCAGTATCCGAGATCAAGAGGGGGAAGGCCTCAGTATTAGTAATTTGGGCTTAGTCGCGATCGCGCAACAGAATTACAGCACCGCTATAGCTTACTTTGAACAAGCGTTAGATTATCGGCGGCGAATGCGCGATCGCGCTGGACAAGCCAATACCCTCAATAACTTAGGGGATGCCTACCGAGGCCTAGGGGAAATAGACAAAGCCCTTGCAGAATACCGTCTCGCCCGGTGGTATGCCCAAGAAGTGGGAGACTTACCCAATCAGTTTCGCGCCTTGCGGGGATTGGCGGAAGGTTATGCTCGGGGGAGACGGTGGAGCCCTGCTTTTAAGGCCTTGGATGAGTGGGTTTTATTAGCGCGCACGACAGGGAATTTAGCCCAACAAATGCGGGCATTACATCTTTATGCCCAATATCATACAGGCCTCGGGATTTGGCAGAGAGCGGGGGAATTTTATCAAAGTGCGATCGCCGTTGCGCGTCAGTTAGGAGATGAAACCAGCGAAGCGATTCTATTAAATGAATATTCTCAAGTCGTCTATGGTTTCCCCTTTGGTTTGCCCAGAATGCCTTAA
- a CDS encoding YbjQ family protein has translation MTAIFDLIVIILSLGIPLFLLILGYFVGSWREKSHFQDLEQREKKTADLETWNYGGKQEFLRAKKTTLVVGSVVLTSDYFKQFILGFVQLTGGKITVYESIVERARREALLRMKERAIGWGATKVVNVRYTSSSLNGNNPKDGGFSIEVIAYGTAIQD, from the coding sequence ATGACAGCAATCTTTGACTTGATTGTAATTATTTTAAGTCTAGGGATTCCCTTGTTTTTGCTGATTTTAGGTTATTTTGTAGGTAGCTGGCGGGAGAAATCCCATTTTCAAGACTTAGAACAACGAGAGAAAAAAACGGCGGACTTAGAGACTTGGAACTATGGAGGAAAGCAAGAATTTCTACGGGCAAAAAAAACAACTTTGGTTGTGGGGAGTGTTGTATTAACGTCAGATTATTTTAAACAGTTTATCCTCGGTTTCGTTCAGCTAACTGGGGGCAAAATAACGGTTTATGAAAGTATTGTAGAACGCGCTCGTCGGGAGGCACTTTTACGGATGAAAGAACGAGCTATTGGTTGGGGCGCGACCAAAGTAGTCAATGTGCGCTATACCAGTAGTTCATTAAATGGGAATAATCCCAAAGATGGGGGGTTTTCGATTGAAGTTATTGCCTATGGCACCGCTATTCAAGATTAG
- a CDS encoding response regulator has protein sequence MFKKIPLHLILTLQFVIQMLVVVGLVGYFSYRSGQEVVGELAHEWMNTTANKIQAELDQFLGDALLLLATNQGLIERQQLNPDDFRELETHFLQTLKLYPGLTAMSFYNPQSQMIGVANDRSGLLTTPETMIVLEKAEPGLSEGRFYRLSEEGERLDLIRRIPNWNPTQRSWYAQALQQDQPDWTGISALAVAPLPAILGVNSIKQGGEIRGVITITLILNDINQFLAELDLSPQGQVFILETTGELVATSTTEIVAPITRQDNQNVLTRLGVTESQNPLTQAVGEALLTQERERASGQPFNFQFTASVPGVEHRGVFKGNRLAVASGNGNRQRFFVNVTPYQNGQNLNWQIVSVIPESDLMGAIYANLRRTLLLGAVALGGAVASSLWIARRITRSLSHLTATSQNFMTQRREQTLQLTRIAEIATLSQSFQAMMLAIQEGDILRHNYTQDLEQQVALKTIALTEAQKLAHMGSWEVDPQQNTVTWSEEVYRIHEAEAHPPTTRPDREIVKIHPQDQEHYQKNVIEAIKAGQSFDTDVQIITCQGNVRFVQIQGQPIYNEAGEMVKIIGTTTDITIRKQAEQALIQAKEAAEAANQAKSIFLANMSHELRTPLNAILGYPRLLLNSPTLSPEDQSYIRTIERSGEYLLALINQILDLSKIEAGRMVLNVTPLKLHQLLHELDIMLQPSAQAKGLIFTLEKGDNLPDLIQADGVKLQQVLVNLLNNGIKFTSKGTVRLTVVYSQEEDPPSASPCLKFTIQDTGVGIAPEELQTLFQAFVQTQSGRNSQTGTGLGLVLSQKFVALMGGELEVESEVGKGTTFSFALPISWPESDESLDSVSEFIDWRLAPQEPAYRILVADDVAENREVLVKRLECWGFKVFEAEDGEDAIAQAAQHHPDLIFMDIRMPKLNGIEASQRIQQILTPPLPKIIALTASVFEEDRTKILASGCDDFIRKPFQEQEILNSLTRHLKAQFIEQKQGGVSPAWEETPPTLEMEDLGALRILIAEDNLINQKVLLLNLKALGYQADVVANGLEVLERLSLNPYDLILMDVQMPEMDGITATQIIRRDFPPVVQPYIIALTANDEAGDRTTCAQVGMNGYLTKPLGQNQLAEALAVVKQTL, from the coding sequence ATGTTTAAGAAAATCCCCCTGCACTTAATTCTAACCCTCCAGTTTGTGATCCAAATGTTGGTCGTTGTCGGATTGGTCGGGTATTTTTCCTATCGCAGTGGTCAGGAAGTGGTCGGGGAGTTAGCCCATGAGTGGATGAATACAACAGCCAACAAAATCCAAGCCGAACTAGATCAATTCCTTGGCGATGCGTTGTTACTCTTGGCGACTAATCAGGGCTTAATTGAGCGGCAGCAACTGAATCCCGACGATTTTAGAGAGTTAGAAACCCATTTTTTACAGACGCTCAAACTGTATCCGGGGTTAACCGCCATGAGCTTCTATAATCCCCAGTCTCAGATGATTGGGGTAGCAAACGATAGGTCGGGACTTCTCACAACACCTGAAACCATGATTGTGCTGGAAAAGGCAGAACCGGGTCTAAGTGAGGGTCGGTTTTATCGCTTGAGTGAGGAAGGTGAGCGGCTCGATCTAATCCGGCGGATTCCGAACTGGAATCCCACTCAACGCTCTTGGTATGCACAGGCGCTCCAACAAGACCAACCGGACTGGACTGGCATCAGCGCCTTAGCAGTAGCCCCACTTCCGGCAATTCTAGGGGTGAACTCCATCAAACAAGGGGGGGAAATTCGAGGAGTCATCACCATTACACTGATCCTCAATGACATCAATCAATTTCTGGCCGAGTTGGATCTTTCCCCCCAAGGACAGGTTTTTATTCTCGAAACCACTGGGGAATTAGTCGCCACCTCAACCACTGAAATTGTTGCACCCATTACCCGTCAAGATAATCAGAATGTTTTAACTCGTTTAGGGGTCACGGAAAGTCAGAATCCTTTAACCCAAGCCGTGGGGGAAGCCCTTCTCACTCAAGAACGAGAGAGGGCATCGGGTCAACCCTTCAACTTCCAATTTACCGCCTCTGTGCCGGGGGTGGAACATCGGGGGGTTTTTAAGGGGAATCGCCTTGCTGTAGCGTCTGGGAACGGGAATCGCCAGCGCTTCTTTGTCAATGTTACCCCCTATCAAAATGGTCAAAATTTGAATTGGCAAATTGTCAGCGTTATTCCAGAATCGGATTTGATGGGGGCAATCTATGCCAATTTACGGCGCACCTTGCTACTCGGGGCGGTAGCTTTAGGGGGGGCGGTGGCCAGTAGTCTGTGGATAGCGCGCCGAATTACGCGATCGCTCTCCCACCTCACCGCAACCAGCCAAAACTTTATGACCCAAAGGCGAGAGCAAACCCTTCAACTGACCCGGATTGCAGAAATTGCCACCCTCTCCCAATCCTTTCAAGCCATGATGCTGGCCATTCAAGAAGGCGATATTTTGCGTCACAACTACACCCAAGATTTGGAGCAACAGGTCGCCCTCAAAACCATTGCCCTCACGGAAGCTCAGAAACTGGCTCACATGGGCAGTTGGGAAGTAGATCCCCAGCAAAACACCGTCACCTGGTCAGAAGAAGTCTATCGCATCCATGAGGCGGAAGCTCATCCCCCCACCACTCGCCCCGACCGCGAGATAGTCAAAATTCATCCTCAAGATCAAGAGCATTATCAAAAAAACGTGATTGAAGCCATAAAAGCCGGCCAGTCTTTTGATACAGATGTGCAGATCATAACTTGTCAGGGCAATGTTCGGTTTGTCCAAATCCAAGGGCAGCCCATCTATAATGAGGCCGGGGAGATGGTTAAAATTATTGGCACCACAACGGATATTACAATCCGCAAACAAGCTGAACAAGCGTTAATTCAAGCCAAAGAAGCGGCCGAAGCGGCGAATCAAGCCAAAAGTATTTTCTTGGCTAATATGAGCCATGAACTCCGCACCCCTTTAAATGCCATCCTCGGCTACCCTAGACTATTACTGAATAGCCCCACACTCTCCCCTGAAGACCAGAGCTATATCCGCACCATTGAGCGCAGTGGGGAGTATTTATTAGCCCTAATTAACCAAATCTTAGACCTGTCGAAAATTGAAGCAGGGCGAATGGTTCTCAATGTAACCCCCCTCAAATTACATCAATTACTCCATGAGCTTGATATTATGTTGCAACCTTCGGCACAAGCCAAAGGGTTAATATTCACCCTAGAAAAAGGGGACAATCTGCCGGATTTAATTCAAGCCGACGGGGTGAAGTTACAGCAAGTTTTAGTGAATTTGCTCAACAATGGCATTAAATTCACCTCAAAGGGGACAGTTCGTTTAACGGTGGTCTATTCTCAGGAGGAAGATCCTCCTTCGGCCTCACCCTGCCTCAAGTTCACGATTCAAGATACTGGGGTAGGAATTGCTCCGGAGGAACTACAGACTTTATTCCAAGCCTTTGTACAAACCCAAAGTGGCCGGAATAGCCAGACGGGAACGGGTTTAGGTTTAGTGCTGAGTCAGAAATTTGTGGCGTTGATGGGGGGAGAACTTGAGGTTGAAAGTGAGGTGGGGAAGGGGACAACCTTCAGCTTTGCGCTTCCGATCTCTTGGCCTGAGTCCGATGAGTCGCTGGATTCAGTGTCGGAGTTTATTGACTGGCGACTGGCACCCCAAGAACCTGCTTATAGGATTTTAGTGGCCGATGATGTGGCGGAGAATCGGGAAGTTTTAGTGAAACGGCTGGAATGCTGGGGGTTCAAGGTTTTTGAGGCTGAGGATGGGGAGGATGCGATCGCCCAAGCGGCCCAACATCATCCCGATTTGATTTTTATGGACATTCGGATGCCAAAACTCAACGGGATTGAAGCCAGCCAACGGATTCAACAAATCTTGACCCCTCCCCTTCCCAAAATTATTGCTCTAACGGCCAGTGTGTTTGAGGAAGATCGAACCAAGATTCTGGCCTCGGGTTGTGATGATTTCATCCGGAAGCCGTTTCAAGAACAGGAGATTTTAAACAGTTTAACGCGCCATCTCAAGGCTCAGTTTATTGAACAAAAACAGGGGGGAGTCTCTCCCGCTTGGGAAGAAACCCCCCCCACTTTAGAGATGGAGGATTTAGGGGCTTTACGAATTCTTATAGCTGAGGATAATCTCATTAATCAGAAAGTGCTGTTACTCAACCTCAAAGCACTGGGTTATCAGGCTGATGTGGTTGCCAATGGTTTGGAAGTGTTGGAACGTTTGTCGCTGAACCCCTATGATCTGATTTTGATGGATGTACAAATGCCGGAAATGGATGGGATTACGGCGACACA